From one Bos indicus x Bos taurus breed Angus x Brahman F1 hybrid chromosome 7, Bos_hybrid_MaternalHap_v2.0, whole genome shotgun sequence genomic stretch:
- the LOC113895123 gene encoding small integral membrane protein 15-like — protein MFDLKAWAEYVVEWAAKDPYGFLTTVILALTPLFLASAVLSWKLAKMIEAREKEQKKKQKRQENIAKAKRLKKH, from the coding sequence ATGTTTGATTTAAAGGCTTGGGCTGAGTATGTTGTGGAATGGGCTGCAAAGGACCCATATGGCTTCCTTACAACAGTTATTTTGGCTCTGACTCCATTGTTTCTAGCAAGTGCTGTGCTGTCTTGGAAATTGGCCAAGATGATTGAGGCCAGGGAAAAGgagcaaaagaagaaacaaaaacgtCAAGAAAATATTGCAAAAGCTAAACGACTAAAAAAGCATTGA